The Candidatus Binatia bacterium DNA segment CGCCTTCGTCACGCGCGGGCCGAACAGCCGGAAGGATTTTCACATCGACCCCGGCGACGAGATGTTTTATCAACTCGAGGGCGAGCTTAACCTGCACTACATCACGCCGGATAAAACGCGCGCGATCGCCGTGCTGAAAGCCGGCGAGCTTTTCCTCCTGCCGGGTGGGGTTCCCCACTCGCCGCGGCGCGGCGAAGGTTCCTGGACGTTTGTCGTCGAGCGCAAGCGCCGTCGCGGCGAAGACGATCTCTTCGTCTGGTTTTGCGAGCAATGCGGCAACCGGCTCTATGAAACGACGGTGCGCTTCGACGATCCCACCGACGCGGTCAAATTGGCGACCGATCGCATGCGCTCGGACCGGAAATTGCGAACTTGCGCGCGGTGCGGCGAGACGTTGGCGGTTTAGCGAATCAATTCGTCTTCAGCGGCGGCCGCCTCTGCACTGCTTCGTCGGCGGCTACTTGCCGCTCAATCGTTCGATTTCCGAAACCACGCGGCGCAATTCTTCGACCAGCGAGCTTTTTTCGACGGCTCCGAACGCATCGGCGAGCGCACGGTAGTACCACAGCGTGCCTTCCCGCCCGCCGGTAAAGCGCGACCACAGCGCCTCGCCGTGCCGCCGATAGTCGCTGAGAATCGCCCGCGCGTTGTGGAGCTTGTCCGAAGCCGATACCAGCCGCACGGACGGGGATGCGGATGGGAGACGCGCGAGATAATCCTCCTTGCGCTTGCGCCACGGCGGCTTCGGCACGACGACGGAGTCCGTGCAGCCCTCGACGATCGCGGCGACGGTGTCGCCGAAACGCCGGCGTATATCGTCGATGCGCGCGAGTCCGCCGGCGTCCTCGGCGGCGTCGTGGAGCAAGGCGCCGATCGCTTCGTCCTCGTTCGCGCCGTATTCGAGGGCGATGCTCGCAACGCCCAGCAGATGGGCCAGATAGGGGATCTCGGTTCCCTTGCGAATCTGTTCCCTGTGGATGGCGGCCGCGTACTGAAGCGCCTGGTCGAATCTGGATGACAGGTTCATGACAAAGTCTCAGGTCATTTTCCTAGCTCGCCCATGCTTGCCGATTTGCGCAATTGCGCAAACGTGACAAGCATCGCTCAGGCCGTCATTTCGACGTTTCGGGAATCCGAAACGTGGAAGCGTCGCATGATTTCTGTGTTTTGAGTTTCTTTCGCCGACTCAAGGCGCCTGGTCGAATGTAAATTCCATCGAGGACCGATCTTCAACGCGAGCGGATTCATTGCTTGTAAAGCCGCTTTACGAACCCGCTATCTTCGATTTCCTTTAAGATAGAGGAATCGATGAAGTCATTGGGATTGAGCGTTTTGGCTTGCGGTCGGCTTTTAGCCAGATGATCGAGGATGGTCTGGATTCCCTCCGGACTGGGGTAAGGAACGGCGCGAATCAGCCGCTGGGAGTATTCCTGATAGACGTTCTGCATCAAAGAGAGATCATCCAGGCGGGCGTATTTTTTCAGAGTGGCGAGAGCAAGGTCCTTCCTGGTCTTAAAGAGTTGTATCCCTTCGAGATAGGCCTTCATGTAACCGATCGCCGTCTCGCGGCGCTCGCGCACGAGGCTCTTGCGCGTGCCGATCCCGTGCAGTGTGTAGGGGACGTCCAGGCGGCTTAGATCGAAGAGAAGATGCGCTCCCGCTCTCAGGGCGGCCGTCGCGAAAGGCTCGGATATCACCGCCGCGTCGATCGTCTTTCCCTGCAGCGCCGCGACCAGCTCGGGTTCGCCGCCGATTTGGAGAATCGCCGCATCTCTATCGGGCACGAGCCCCCAGCGATCGAGGGCATAGCGAATCGAAAAATCGCTTGCGCCGCCCAGGCGCGAGATGCCGATGCGCTTGCCTTTCAACGCGCCGAGTTCGCGGATTTCGGGCTGTGAAATTATCTTGAAGGTGAAAGTGTTGAGCGTTGCCGTGAGGCCGACAAAGTCGGCGCCGCCCATGTTGGCGTTGATGTTGGCAACGCCGCCGCTCGTAAGGAAGCTGATCTCGCCCGCCAAGGCGGCTTGGATCGCTCTCGAGCTGACCGGAATATACAGCAGCTCCACATCCAGCCCATGCTTGCGCGGAAGGTCGAGCTCCTTCATCAAATAGAGCGGCGTCATCTGAATCGCGATCGAGGTGTACGCGGCGCGGACTTTGGGAAGCCCCTGAGCATCGGCCGGAGCCGAAAAAAGACAGGACAGGAGCAGCGCGATAATTCTCAGTAACGCTTTCATCTCAGCGCTCCAGCCGATTCGCCTGCAGCCTATTTCCTCCGCAGCCAACCGTCAAGGACCGAACGAACCACCGCGGAGTTTGTCAAAGCCGCGCGGGATTGACATTCTTCCGGGCCGGGGACTATATGCGGATTAAAGTGACGGAGGTGCCGCCCTGACCACGCGCTCCGCGTTATCGATGCTCTGTCTCGCCTGCCTGGCCGCGATCCCATCCACCGCTCTTGCGCAGGGCCCGGGACTGAAAAAAATCCACGTCGGCGTGCCCGCGGTCAGCATGGGCAATATCGTCATCTTCGTCGCCAAAGAAGCGAAGCTGTTTGAAAAGCACGGCCTCGACGCCGACCCCGTCGTCATGCAAGGCTCGGGAATCGTCTCTAGAGCGTTGGTCGCGGGCAGCGTGGCGATCGCCCCGGTGGCAACCCCGACGGTGATGAACGCGGTGCTCGCCGGCTCGGACATGGTGATCCTGGCGCACACGATGCCCGGCGTCGTGCAGTCGCTGATGGTGCGAGCGGACATCAAGCGCGACGAAGACTTGAAGGGCAAGACGATCGGCGTGACGACGTTCGGCTCGCTCACTGATTTTCTCGTGCGCTATCTCGCGAAACGAAAGGGGCTCAGTCCCGACAAAGACTTCGCTCTGCTGCAGATCGGCGCCGACCCCGAGCGGCTCATCGCGCTCAAACAGGGAAAAATCCAAGGGGCGACGTTGTCCCACCCCGCCTTCATTCTGGCTCAGCGGGCCGGCTTCAACGTCTTGTGGGACTTTTTTAAAGACGTGGAATATCCCTGGAGCGAGATCGCCACGACGCGCTCGCAGATCCAGCGCGACCGCGATCTCGTGCTGCGCTACATGCGCGCCCATCTCGAGGGCATCGCGCTGTTTAAAAAAGATCCGGAATTCGGCAGGAAGGTGATCAAGAAGATGCTCCGGCTCGACGACGATTCGCTGGCCCAGGAGTCGTGGGAGCTTTTTGCCAAGCACCGTCTTCCGACGCCGTACCCGAACTTGAAGGGGATGAAAACGAGCTACGAATACGTGGCGATGACGCGCCCCGACGTCACCAAGCACAAGCCCGAAGAGTTCGTGGACTCGAGCTTTGTCGAGGAGCTGGACAAAAGCGGGTTCATCAAGAAGCTGTATGAAAAGTAAGTTGCGCGCCGCTTATTTCGACGTTTTAGAATTCTCAAAAGGTGAAAGCGGCGGACGATAGTTGCGCAATTGAGCAAACGTGACAAGCATCCGCTCAGGTCGTCATTTCAGTTTGCCGGTTCGGAAAGCTCGAGTCCTTGCAACATCTTCAACACCTCCCACGGCTCGACCGGTGCCAGCATAAACGGGTTCTCTTCGTCGATCAGGGACGGAGCGACGAGTTTGATGATCGCGGCAAACGCGCCCGTCGCCTGATAGTTTCTCTGCTCCTCCCTACGGGTAACCTGCATATCGTAGATCTGCCCGGCCTCGAAGTTCATCCTGAACGCGAACCGCCCTTTCGCCTTTTCCTCCTCGACCGAAATTTCATGCTCGCCCGGCGCGATATCGACAACCAGAAATTCGCCCCGCGCCAGCCTCCCCACGGTTGCGCCGGCGATACCCAGACGCGCCCATTCCGCTCCGAGGTAGGAGTCGTTCAGGCGGAGAAAAATGATTCTGGCTTTATCCGCAGGCGCCGGCTGCGTGGCAAAGTCCGTCTGCGAAAATCTCGGCCGAACCGGCGCACAGCCGGCGAAGAGGACCAGCAGCGCGAGGAGCGCAACGGACCTGAGGCGCGCGCTTCGATCCAGGTCTACGGGGCAAGTGGGCATGTAGTCTTCTTATAGCGTCGGAAAATCAAGATTCAAGATCGACCCCAGGAATTCCCATGACACGTGGAAGGGCCGTCTGTTTTGGGTTTGGACACTGGCTCGGTGTCATTTGTTATCCTAAAAACTAGCCTGACCCGGTTTTCCTCCCGGTGATATTTGCGCATTTGCGCAATTGAGCAAACGTGACAAACATCGCTCGGGTCATCATTTCGACGTTTTGGGAATTGCCGAAACGTGGAAGCGTCGCGAGTCACAGGCCTATTGAGAGGCCCTCAAGTTGACACGACAGAGCCTTATCGGATACTCTCCGCCCCGATATGCGGATCCCGGGCTATGACTAACTTCGTATGGCACTAAATCTTAGCAAAGTAAAAGGCGCCCCGGTGGGTCGTAAAATACGATTCTTGGAACCTGCGCCAGAGCCTTCGGACTCCGGCAAGGTATCGGCGGAAGGAGAGTTCATTTATGAGCCCGCCGCCGTCGAAGACATTGTCGACCCAATTGCCGGTCATCACGATAGCGTCTATGGAATCTATCATGAGGTGGAAAAGCCTTTAAAAGCGGATGGTCAACAAGTCAGAGAACAGCACACGATCGGCAATTATAATAAGATGCCTTGGATTTCATACAACGGACAGAAATGGGTGCCTGCAAGCGAGCTCGAGCGTGCTCTGGATAGGGAGAGGCGCGCCGGCACGATAAGAATGCTCAAAGGAAAACTGCCGGAAGAATTCATTAAACCGGAATTTAAAGCGATCGCGGCTGCTCTGGGTGGAGAAACGAGAAAATACGCACAGGTGATTTCGAAGTATCTTACGACTTACTTTAAGAGATAGAAACAATTATGCAATAATCCGCTCGCCTCGCCAACCTCTTCTCCCTCTCCACCTGTTGCCTGTTTCGCTTCCGCTGAGGATCTCGTTGCCGTTCTTACAGTCAGGTTTCAGCGGTGAAAGCGGCGCGATGGATGCTCATTTGCGCAATTGAGCAAACGTGACAAGCATCGCTCAGGTCGTCATTTTGACGTTTCGGGAATTCCCGAAACGTGGAAGTGGGTTGATTTTGATTTCTTATTCTCGCCTCACGCTGGAGCCTGTTCGAGCTAGTCGAAGGGCCTCGTGCCGTTTGCGCGTGATTGGACTCTTGGTGCGCCCATTTTCATCCGCTGAAAATGAAGAATTTGCGCGCCGCATAATTGATCATCAAGGCGGCGACGAGGTTCGCGCCAAAGGCATAGGTCGTCAGCAGGCCGAATCGCCGGATCAACAAACCCATGAGCCCGGTACCGATCGCAATGGCCAAACCTGAAACGAGATAAAACAAACCGATTTCCACGAGCCAGTGATGACGGCCCGGAACAAAGACCCAGGTGACGTTGAGA contains these protein-coding regions:
- the nbaC gene encoding 3-hydroxyanthranilate 3,4-dioxygenase, producing the protein GGIMFPHLKNFNLKQWIEENRGNWGQRRVIWQDSDFIAFVTRGPNSRKDFHIDPGDEMFYQLEGELNLHYITPDKTRAIAVLKAGELFLLPGGVPHSPRRGEGSWTFVVERKRRRGEDDLFVWFCEQCGNRLYETTVRFDDPTDAVKLATDRMRSDRKLRTCARCGETLAV
- a CDS encoding HD domain-containing protein, with the translated sequence MNLSSRFDQALQYAAAIHREQIRKGTEIPYLAHLLGVASIALEYGANEDEAIGALLHDAAEDAGGLARIDDIRRRFGDTVAAIVEGCTDSVVVPKPPWRKRKEDYLARLPSASPSVRLVSASDKLHNARAILSDYRRHGEALWSRFTGGREGTLWYYRALADAFGAVEKSSLVEELRRVVSEIERLSGK
- a CDS encoding ABC transporter substrate-binding protein, which gives rise to MKALLRIIALLLSCLFSAPADAQGLPKVRAAYTSIAIQMTPLYLMKELDLPRKHGLDVELLYIPVSSRAIQAALAGEISFLTSGGVANINANMGGADFVGLTATLNTFTFKIISQPEIRELGALKGKRIGISRLGGASDFSIRYALDRWGLVPDRDAAILQIGGEPELVAALQGKTIDAAVISEPFATAALRAGAHLLFDLSRLDVPYTLHGIGTRKSLVRERRETAIGYMKAYLEGIQLFKTRKDLALATLKKYARLDDLSLMQNVYQEYSQRLIRAVPYPSPEGIQTILDHLAKSRPQAKTLNPNDFIDSSILKEIEDSGFVKRLYKQ
- a CDS encoding ABC transporter substrate-binding protein, with product MLCLACLAAIPSTALAQGPGLKKIHVGVPAVSMGNIVIFVAKEAKLFEKHGLDADPVVMQGSGIVSRALVAGSVAIAPVATPTVMNAVLAGSDMVILAHTMPGVVQSLMVRADIKRDEDLKGKTIGVTTFGSLTDFLVRYLAKRKGLSPDKDFALLQIGADPERLIALKQGKIQGATLSHPAFILAQRAGFNVLWDFFKDVEYPWSEIATTRSQIQRDRDLVLRYMRAHLEGIALFKKDPEFGRKVIKKMLRLDDDSLAQESWELFAKHRLPTPYPNLKGMKTSYEYVAMTRPDVTKHKPEEFVDSSFVEELDKSGFIKKLYEK
- a CDS encoding DUF2846 domain-containing protein, producing the protein MPTCPVDLDRSARLRSVALLALLVLFAGCAPVRPRFSQTDFATQPAPADKARIIFLRLNDSYLGAEWARLGIAGATVGRLARGEFLVVDIAPGEHEISVEEEKAKGRFAFRMNFEAGQIYDMQVTRREEQRNYQATGAFAAIIKLVAPSLIDEENPFMLAPVEPWEVLKMLQGLELSEPAN